In Streptomyces chartreusis NRRL 3882, the following are encoded in one genomic region:
- a CDS encoding LacI family DNA-binding transcriptional regulator, with protein sequence MGHPFPIREIARQAGLSEATVDRVLNGRGGVRESTAREVHQAIADLDRQRTQVRLVGRTFMVDIVMQAPERFTTAIRAALEAELPSLHPAVLRSRFHFRETGPVGELVRILDRIARRGSQGVILKAPDVPEVTAAVGRLAAAGIPVVTLVTDLPSSARLAYVGIDDRAAGATAAYLMGQWLGERPGNILTSLSSGFFRNEEEREMGFRSAMRARHPGRTLVEIAEGQGLDATQYDLVRAALKRDPDIRAVYSIGGGNIATLKAFDDLRRECAVFIAHDLDHDNTRLLRAHRLSAVLHHDLRQDVREACHTVMRAHGALPPAGPPLPSAIQVVTPYNMPQQAPV encoded by the coding sequence ATGGGCCACCCCTTCCCGATCCGGGAGATCGCACGTCAGGCGGGCCTGAGCGAGGCGACCGTCGACCGGGTCCTGAACGGCAGGGGAGGGGTGCGGGAGAGCACGGCCCGGGAGGTGCACCAGGCCATCGCCGACCTGGACCGGCAGCGCACCCAGGTCCGGCTCGTCGGCCGGACGTTCATGGTCGACATCGTGATGCAGGCGCCCGAGCGCTTCACCACCGCGATCCGCGCCGCCCTGGAGGCCGAGCTGCCGTCCCTGCACCCGGCGGTGCTGCGCTCCCGCTTCCACTTCCGCGAGACCGGCCCGGTCGGGGAGCTGGTGCGGATCCTGGACCGGATCGCCCGGCGCGGCTCACAGGGCGTGATCCTCAAGGCCCCGGACGTCCCCGAGGTCACGGCCGCGGTCGGCCGGCTCGCGGCGGCCGGCATACCGGTCGTGACGCTGGTGACGGACCTGCCGTCCAGCGCCCGCCTCGCCTACGTCGGCATCGACGACCGGGCGGCCGGCGCGACAGCGGCGTATCTGATGGGCCAGTGGCTGGGGGAGCGGCCGGGCAACATCCTGACCAGCCTCAGCAGCGGCTTCTTCCGCAACGAGGAGGAGCGCGAGATGGGCTTCCGCAGCGCCATGCGCGCCCGGCACCCCGGGCGCACGCTGGTCGAGATCGCCGAGGGGCAGGGGCTGGACGCCACCCAGTACGACCTCGTCCGGGCAGCGCTGAAACGCGACCCGGACATCCGCGCGGTGTACTCGATCGGCGGCGGCAACATCGCCACGCTGAAGGCCTTCGACGACCTCCGCCGCGAGTGCGCCGTGTTCATCGCACACGACCTCGACCACGACAACACCCGGCTGCTGCGCGCGCACCGCCTGTCCGCCGTGCTCCACCACGACCTCCGCCAGGACGTTCGCGAGGCCTGCCACACCGTCATGCGCGCTCACGGCGCGCTGCCGCCGGCGGGACCGCCCCTGCCGTCGGCGATCCAGGTGGTGACGCCGTACAACATGCCGCAGCAGGCGCCCGTGTGA
- a CDS encoding Gfo/Idh/MocA family oxidoreductase, with protein MRIGILGLGRIGALHAETLSGLDAVESLVVTDPFADAAKAAAERFGAEVVDSPEALLAAGVDGIVVAAATDAHPALILAGVEAGIPVFCEKPVARTMSEGVEVLKAVQGKDVPIQIGYNRRFDTGFVNARAAVQSGELGTLHTVRSTTLDPAPPPAAYIAASGGIFRDCSVHDFDIIRWVTGREVTEVYAVGGNRGADFIKEAGDADTTGAILTLDDGTIAVVSNSRHNARGYDVRMEIHGFKDSIAVGLEDKLPLRSVEPGVTFPAGTPHDFFMDRFTEAYRAELTAFTEVVAGTRPSPCTIEDALEAGWIADACTLSLHEHRPVTIEEVRQA; from the coding sequence ATGCGTATCGGAATCCTCGGCCTCGGCCGTATCGGCGCCCTTCACGCCGAGACCCTCTCCGGGCTCGACGCCGTCGAGTCCCTCGTCGTCACCGACCCGTTCGCGGACGCCGCCAAGGCCGCCGCCGAGCGGTTCGGCGCCGAGGTCGTGGACTCGCCGGAGGCCCTGCTGGCCGCCGGCGTGGACGGCATCGTCGTCGCGGCCGCGACGGACGCCCACCCCGCGCTGATCCTGGCCGGGGTCGAGGCCGGCATCCCCGTCTTCTGCGAGAAGCCCGTCGCCAGGACCATGAGCGAGGGGGTCGAGGTGCTGAAGGCCGTCCAGGGCAAGGACGTGCCGATCCAGATCGGCTACAACCGCCGTTTCGACACCGGGTTCGTCAACGCCCGCGCCGCCGTGCAGAGCGGCGAGCTCGGCACGCTGCACACGGTCCGCTCGACCACGCTCGACCCGGCGCCGCCGCCCGCCGCGTACATCGCCGCCTCCGGCGGCATCTTCCGCGACTGCTCGGTGCACGACTTCGACATCATCCGCTGGGTGACCGGCCGCGAGGTGACCGAGGTGTACGCCGTGGGCGGCAACCGCGGTGCCGACTTCATCAAGGAGGCCGGTGACGCCGACACCACCGGCGCGATCCTCACCCTGGACGACGGCACCATCGCGGTGGTGTCCAACTCCCGCCACAACGCCCGTGGTTACGACGTCCGCATGGAGATCCACGGTTTCAAGGACTCCATCGCCGTCGGCCTGGAGGACAAGCTGCCGCTGCGCTCGGTCGAGCCGGGCGTGACCTTCCCGGCGGGCACCCCGCACGACTTCTTCATGGACCGCTTCACCGAGGCCTACCGCGCCGAACTGACCGCGTTCACCGAGGTCGTGGCCGGCACCCGCCCCTCCCCCTGCACGATCGAGGACGCCCTGGAGGCGGGCTGGATCGCCGACGCCTGCACACTGTCGCTGCACGAGCACCGTCCCGTGACGATCGAGGAGGTACGGCAGGCATGA
- a CDS encoding phytanoyl-CoA dioxygenase family protein: MSFTSVHRRAWLSEQDCDLDAFRALVEQATDPVDYPHASAVERNVPVYDTGLLEGDRVVQAELVRALADGPGIVVFRGAFPDPEVVDRATAVFDALIAEQRASGATAGDHFAKPGANDRVWNALEKAALYDAEAFADYYANDVLALVATAWLGPGYQVTSQLNVVNPGGAAQTAHRDYHLGFLSNEVAAAYPGHVHRLSPVLTLQGAVAHCDMPVESGPTMYLPHSQKYEPGYLAWRLPEFRAYFEAHQVQLPLAKGDAVFFNPALFHAAGTNRSADIRRMANLLQVSSAFGRAMETVDREAVANAVYPVLLKRKAEGASDAWLANVIAASAEGYPFPTNLDSDPPVDGLAPPSQADLVRRALHEEWTPEALRAELRAGTERRES, encoded by the coding sequence ATGTCCTTCACTTCCGTACACCGCCGCGCCTGGCTGTCCGAGCAGGACTGCGACCTCGACGCGTTCCGCGCGCTGGTCGAGCAGGCGACCGATCCCGTCGACTATCCGCACGCCTCGGCCGTGGAGCGGAACGTGCCGGTCTACGACACCGGCCTGCTCGAGGGCGACCGGGTGGTCCAGGCCGAGCTGGTGCGCGCGCTCGCCGACGGGCCCGGCATCGTCGTCTTCCGCGGTGCCTTCCCGGACCCGGAGGTCGTGGACCGGGCCACGGCCGTGTTCGACGCCCTGATCGCCGAGCAGCGTGCCTCGGGCGCGACGGCCGGTGACCACTTCGCGAAGCCGGGCGCCAACGACCGGGTGTGGAACGCGCTGGAGAAGGCGGCCCTGTACGACGCGGAGGCGTTCGCCGACTACTACGCCAACGACGTCCTCGCCCTCGTGGCCACGGCCTGGCTGGGCCCCGGCTACCAGGTCACCTCGCAGCTCAACGTGGTCAACCCGGGCGGCGCCGCCCAGACGGCGCACCGCGACTACCATCTGGGCTTCCTGTCCAACGAGGTCGCCGCCGCCTACCCGGGGCACGTGCACCGCCTCTCCCCCGTGCTGACCCTCCAGGGTGCGGTCGCGCACTGCGACATGCCGGTGGAGTCCGGGCCGACGATGTACCTGCCGCACTCGCAGAAGTACGAGCCGGGCTATCTCGCCTGGCGGCTCCCGGAGTTCCGGGCGTACTTCGAGGCGCACCAGGTGCAGCTGCCGCTCGCCAAGGGCGACGCGGTCTTCTTCAACCCGGCCCTCTTCCACGCCGCCGGCACCAACCGCTCGGCGGACATCCGGCGCATGGCGAACCTGTTGCAGGTGTCGTCCGCGTTCGGGCGGGCGATGGAGACGGTGGACCGGGAGGCCGTGGCGAACGCGGTGTACCCCGTGCTCCTGAAGCGGAAGGCCGAGGGCGCGAGCGACGCGTGGCTGGCCAACGTCATCGCGGCGAGCGCCGAGGGCTACCCCTTCCCGACCAACCTCGACAGCGACCCGCCGGTCGACGGCCTGGCCCCGCCCTCCCAGGCGGATCTCGTACGGCGGGCCCTGCACGAGGAGTGGACGCCGGAGGCGCTCCGAGCGGAGCTGCGGGCCGGTACCGAACGGCGAGAGAGCTGA
- a CDS encoding SDR family oxidoreductase: MGLLDDKVVLVNGGSQGVGAAVARAAVREGAVVAVTGRRPGPGEALVAELTAAGGKALYVRADLSDAGQAKASVARVVETYGRIDCLVNSAGLTSRGTLLDTTPELFDQHVAINLKGPFFAMQAAVADMVAREAPGTIVNIITSSAHGGQPFLAPYVAAKAGLIGLTRNAAHAHRWDRVRINGLNIGWTATEGEDATQRAFHEAGDDWREEAAAKLPMGKLGQPDEIAEFVVFLLSDRSGVVTGSVIDWDQNVLGGLD, from the coding sequence GTGGGACTTCTCGACGACAAGGTCGTCCTGGTCAACGGCGGCAGCCAGGGTGTCGGCGCCGCCGTCGCGCGGGCCGCGGTCCGCGAGGGGGCGGTGGTGGCCGTCACCGGGCGGCGGCCCGGGCCCGGTGAGGCCCTGGTGGCGGAGCTGACCGCCGCGGGCGGCAAGGCCCTGTACGTCCGGGCCGACCTGTCGGACGCGGGGCAGGCGAAGGCCTCCGTGGCCCGGGTCGTGGAGACGTACGGCCGGATCGACTGCCTCGTGAACTCCGCCGGGCTGACCTCCCGGGGGACGCTGCTGGACACCACGCCCGAGCTGTTCGACCAGCACGTCGCGATCAACCTCAAGGGGCCGTTCTTCGCCATGCAGGCGGCGGTCGCGGACATGGTCGCGCGGGAGGCGCCCGGCACGATCGTCAACATCATCACGTCGTCGGCGCACGGGGGTCAGCCGTTTCTGGCGCCGTACGTGGCCGCGAAGGCCGGCCTCATCGGCCTGACCCGGAACGCCGCGCACGCGCACCGGTGGGACCGGGTGCGGATCAACGGGCTGAACATCGGCTGGACGGCGACGGAGGGTGAGGACGCGACGCAGCGGGCGTTCCACGAGGCGGGGGACGACTGGCGTGAGGAGGCTGCCGCGAAGTTGCCGATGGGCAAGTTGGGCCAGCCTGATGAGATCGCCGAGTTCGTGGTGTTTCTGCTGTCGGATCGGTCCGGGGTGGTTACCGGGTCCGTCATCGATTGGGATCAGAACGTTCTGGGCGGACTCGACTAA